The following coding sequences are from one Tissierella sp. window:
- a CDS encoding HAMP domain-containing sensor histidine kinase, which yields MKNYPLSVQIWIVIAIITLSISILLSFILPSTLRSFFTKELYATIHSAQDSVFNQFDSNIYRDYIGPDFFGNSNQSLENIRTVNHFMIYDENKIIINTAIPINFLDKIRNEASVQTDVSKEYSGEIDGEKIFYVITKGQALGRDAFLVSYMSDSYRQDLVQTLFKQVINTMTLVLIFSWIPAILVSRYLSRPLVDLEKKVNRLANNEWNEAVELDRNDEIGKLGLSIEHLRNQLIRQDEAEQSFLQHVSHELKTPVMVIQSFTQAIKDGIYPKGSINSSIDVIDEEAKRLEKKIKNLLYLTKLDYLSNHEVNKINFPLDTLIREVSDKLSWSRTDIEWELDLTPIVIEGEIEQWRIVVENLLDNQIRYANSKILVSLKNIDSKTIMKIWNDGPQIEEDLIGNMFNEFNKGYKGEFGLGLAIVSRILNTHKSKISAVNEEKGVSFYIEI from the coding sequence ATGAAAAATTATCCTTTATCAGTGCAAATTTGGATAGTTATTGCCATTATTACCTTATCTATTTCCATATTATTATCATTTATATTACCTTCTACTTTGAGAAGTTTTTTTACTAAAGAGTTATATGCTACTATCCACTCAGCTCAGGATTCGGTATTTAATCAATTTGACAGTAATATCTATCGTGATTATATTGGACCAGACTTCTTTGGTAATAGTAATCAAAGCTTAGAAAACATTAGAACTGTTAATCACTTTATGATATATGACGAAAATAAGATAATAATAAATACTGCAATTCCAATTAATTTTCTAGACAAAATTAGAAATGAGGCATCTGTTCAGACAGATGTTAGCAAAGAATATAGTGGTGAAATAGATGGGGAGAAAATATTTTATGTAATCACAAAAGGGCAAGCCCTTGGTCGTGATGCATTTTTAGTCTCTTATATGAGTGATTCCTATAGACAAGACTTAGTTCAAACTCTATTTAAACAAGTTATAAATACAATGACTCTAGTACTGATCTTTAGTTGGATTCCTGCCATCTTAGTATCTAGATATCTATCTAGACCTTTAGTAGATTTGGAGAAAAAAGTAAACCGGTTGGCAAATAATGAATGGAATGAAGCTGTGGAGCTAGATAGGAATGATGAAATAGGTAAACTTGGACTTTCTATTGAACATCTTAGAAATCAATTAATCCGCCAAGATGAAGCCGAGCAATCCTTCTTACAGCATGTGTCACATGAACTTAAGACTCCTGTAATGGTAATTCAAAGTTTTACTCAGGCAATTAAGGATGGCATATATCCCAAGGGCAGTATAAATTCATCTATAGATGTCATAGATGAAGAAGCAAAGAGGCTGGAGAAAAAAATTAAAAACTTATTATATCTAACTAAATTAGATTATTTATCTAATCATGAGGTAAATAAGATTAATTTCCCTCTTGATACCTTAATTAGAGAAGTATCCGATAAGCTTTCTTGGAGTAGAACAGATATTGAATGGGAGCTTGATTTAACACCTATTGTTATAGAAGGAGAAATTGAACAGTGGCGAATTGTAGTAGAAAACCTATTGGATAATCAAATTAGATATGCAAATAGTAAAATTCTTGTTTCCTTAAAAAATATTGATAGCAAAACAATTATGAAAATATGGAATGATGGGCCACAAATTGAAGAGGATTTAATAGGAAATATGTTTAATGAATTTAACAAAGGATATAAAGGTGAATTTGGGCTAGGTCTTGCCATAGTCAGTAGAATACTTAACACACATAAGTCTAAGATTTCTGCTGTAAATGAAGAAAAAGGGGTATCCTTTTATATAGAAATATAA
- a CDS encoding response regulator transcription factor, translated as MSYKIYLVEDDENLNLVLTSYLKKEGWDVVSFLNGGEAEKFIASPPNLWILDIMLPDIDGYQLIREIKQATPHIPVIFISARDADIDRVVGLELGSDDYLPKPFLPRELVIRARNLLDRFNHNSMINNLPPYTINDSSRLVSLDNNLIDLTSKEYDLLIYFAKNQGIALSREQILDHIWGNDYFGSDRVVDDLVRRLRRKMPKLDIETVYGYGYRVVQS; from the coding sequence GTGTCCTATAAAATATATTTAGTAGAAGATGATGAAAATTTAAATTTAGTTCTTACTTCATATTTAAAAAAAGAGGGTTGGGATGTAGTTTCATTTTTAAATGGGGGAGAGGCTGAGAAATTTATTGCAAGTCCTCCTAATTTGTGGATTTTAGATATTATGCTTCCTGATATTGATGGATATCAGTTGATTAGGGAAATAAAACAAGCCACTCCACATATTCCTGTTATATTTATTTCTGCCAGAGATGCTGATATTGACAGAGTAGTAGGTCTTGAATTAGGCAGTGATGATTATTTGCCTAAACCATTCTTACCAAGGGAATTAGTTATTCGTGCTAGAAATCTACTGGATAGATTTAATCATAATTCTATGATAAATAATTTGCCTCCTTATACTATCAATGATAGTAGTAGATTGGTAAGCTTAGATAATAATCTGATTGACCTTACTTCTAAGGAGTATGACTTATTAATTTATTTTGCAAAAAACCAGGGTATTGCATTATCTAGAGAACAAATATTAGACCATATATGGGGAAATGATTATTTTGGTTCAGATAGAGTTGTAGATGATTTGGTAAGAAGACTTAGGAGAAAAATGCCAAAATTAGATATTGAAACTGTATATGGCTATGGATACAGGGTGGTACAATCATGA
- a CDS encoding MBL fold metallo-hydrolase, translated as MEKLNVKIEHVFHSCFIVETENYQLVFDYYKGDISLKDKKTIVFSTHGHEDHYNTDIFKWQDNIRDIDYVLSSDINIEDNNNRIYSMDPYNNLDLDNVNIKTFGSTDLGVSFLVNVDNVNIFHAGDLNWWYWDDDTIEEKVSMENSFKGEIEKIKGLDIDIAFFPVDPRLKSSFNLGGEYFIKEIKPKYFLPMHFGDNFNVTSDFIHKTKGNTSEIIELNHKNQVLVL; from the coding sequence GTGGAAAAATTAAATGTAAAAATTGAGCATGTATTTCATAGTTGCTTTATTGTAGAAACTGAAAACTACCAATTAGTCTTTGATTATTACAAGGGTGATATTTCCTTAAAGGACAAAAAAACTATAGTATTTTCAACTCATGGTCATGAAGATCATTACAATACTGATATATTTAAATGGCAAGATAATATTAGAGACATAGACTATGTTTTAAGCTCTGATATTAATATTGAAGATAATAACAATAGGATTTATAGCATGGATCCATATAATAATTTGGATTTAGATAATGTTAATATTAAAACTTTTGGCTCTACGGACTTGGGGGTATCTTTCCTTGTAAATGTGGATAATGTTAATATTTTCCATGCCGGTGATCTAAATTGGTGGTACTGGGATGATGATACTATAGAAGAAAAAGTAAGTATGGAAAATTCTTTTAAAGGCGAAATAGAAAAAATTAAAGGCTTGGATATTGATATAGCCTTCTTTCCAGTAGATCCTAGATTAAAATCTTCTTTCAATTTAGGTGGAGAATATTTTATCAAAGAAATTAAGCCAAAGTACTTTTTACCAATGCATTTTGGGGATAACTTTAATGTCACATCTGACTTTATCCACAAAACAAAAGGAAATACCAGTGAAATCATAGAATTAAATCATAAAAACCAGGTTCTTGTACTGTAA